One part of the Lotus japonicus ecotype B-129 chromosome 2, LjGifu_v1.2 genome encodes these proteins:
- the LOC130738461 gene encoding AT-hook motif nuclear-localized protein 7-like, giving the protein MSSSRGGGDGDLIGSDFRTHMILANDGEDIIMEIGSLVRRGSRAICILSAHGTISNITFRHASFSRHTLTYEVIIGSFEVNNL; this is encoded by the exons ATGTCTTCTTCAAGAG GTGGTGGAGATGGAGACTTGATTGGATCTGATTTCAGGACACATATGATTTTAGCCAATGATGGCGAG GACATTATTATGGAGATCGGGTCTCTCGTTAGAAGAGGATCTCGTGCTATATGCATTCTCTCTGCACATGGCACAATCTCAAATATCACATTTCGTCATGCTAGTTTTTCTCGTCACACTTTGACCTATGAG GTTATAATTGGAAGTTTTGAAGTCAACAATCTTTAA
- the LOC130736687 gene encoding uncharacterized protein LOC130736687, translating to MLQNLKSFEPTSPIILPYNQQASETQAFETQTSEKPDSEPKSPDHSDRENLSPAPSVSFSTNTPFSSPSNKSESNRQFIQIASERISEIPEHFIQVPSPNRYPGPRPEPLVAPDFPINAVPLNSAPPPPPSPPSSPPPQKEKDFSKVSLSNLSSVKSANFEFPNIDTGTSNQNPETNTTVPKTLNIGSPQGTSEATSSNHPPSPETNMSIIPYTYPKPDTLMSCLNLFHDQASTCIRNLYGQTDHSEKPNLVAEDWGRLCNWMHDQIDEMMLHYNEEREARINAARQRFEARTRRRQSLHERRLREKLYTIMEETRKKKEKAEVVARHEAALRESARLDALEQSARLEVEAAALKAQVLAPVPVTDIASTSAQAPHSDQVAPSAPVQSDSRLDLIERRLDSQEAPLRSLQEMCAEILKRTTKP from the coding sequence atgcttcaAAATCTCAAATCCTTTGAACCAACCTCACCTATTATACTTCCATATAATCAACAAGCCTCTGAAACACAAGCTTTTGAAACACAAACCTCTGAAAAGCCAGACTCTGAACCAAAATCACCTGATCACTCTGATCGAGAAAATCTCTCTCCCGCTCCATCTGTTTCTTTTTCTACCAATACTCCATTTTCCTCACCATCCAACAAATCTGAATCTAATCGCCAATTCATTCAAATTGCAAGTGAAAGGATCTCAGAGATTCCTGAGCATTTCATCCAAGTTCCAAGCCCAAACCgctatcctggacctagaccagaacctctggttgctcctGATTTTCCAATCAATGCGGTCCCTCTGAACTcagcaccacctcctcctccctctcctccttcttctcctcctcctcagaaGGAAAAGGATTTCTCCAAAGTGTCcctttccaatctttcttcagtcaAATCTGCTAACTTTGAGTTTCCTAATATTGACACTGGCACTTCAAAtcaaaaccctgagaccaataccACTGTTCCTAAGACTCTGAatattggctctcctcaaggtacCTCTGAAGCCACTAGCAGTAATCATCCTCCCTCACCTGAAACCAATATGTCCATCATCCCATACACTTACCCTAAACCAGACACTCTGATGAGTTGCCTCAACTTATTTCATGATCAAGCATCAACATGCATTCGCAACTTGTATGGTCAAACTGACCACAGTGAGAAACCCAACTTGGTTGCTGAAGATTGGGGTCGTCTATGCAATTGGATGCATGACCAGATTGATGAGATGATGTTACACTACAATGAAGAAAGAGAGGCCAGAATTAATGCTGCTAGACAGAGATTTGAAGCCAGAACCAGAAGAAGACAATCTCTACATGAAAGACGCTTAAGGGAAAAGCTCTACACTATAATGGAAGAAacgagaaagaagaaagagaaagcaGAAGTTGTTGCAAGGCATGAAGCAGCTCTACGTGAATCTGCTAGGCTTGATGCTCTGGAACAATCTGCAAGATTAGAAGTTGAGGCTGCAGCCCTTAAAGCTCAAGTGCTCGCTCCTGTTCCGGTCACAGACATCGCCTCGACCTCTGcacaagctcctcactctgatcaagtTGCTCCGTCTGCTCCAGTTCAGTCAGACTCCAGACTTGACCTTATTGAAAGAAGACTTGATTCTCAAGAAGCTCCTCTCCGGAGTCTTCAAGAGATGTGCGCAGAAATTCTGAAGAGGACAACTAAACCTTag